Below is a genomic region from Streptomyces sp. NBC_00461.
CCTGCGCACCCCGGCCGCCAGTTCCTTGTCCGCCGCCTCGGCCTCGGCGAGGGCGGCCTCGGCCCGCACGAGCCGGAAGGCGTTGAGGGACGTCTGCGTCGCCTCGATCCGCGCCAGCGTCCGCTCGACGAGCGCCTGGGAGGTGACAGTGCCGTCGGCCAGCGCACGGGCGGTCTCCAGCAAGCCTGCGGAACGGTCGGGCGTCATGCGGCACACCTCCGGGACGGCATCGTCTACCGAACGGTAACGTCCGAAAGCGCTTCGCCGGAACGCCGTGCGGGCGCCTGCAGCCGGATGGGTGTCTACAACGGCGCCGGTGAAGAAGCACCGGCGATGAGCAGACGGGGCGTGCCTGTTCCGTCCGCGCGCACGCTCCACAGGTCGCTGCGGCCGACCTTGCCTTCCGTCGGCAGGGCGTAGGCGACGGTGTGGTTGTCGAGCCAGGTGGCCTGGTCGTCGACGCTGTGGCGTTCGGCCAGCGCCGTCTCCTTGAGGGTCCTCAGGTCGAGGACGTACTCGTGCCAGAGGTCGGTCCGGGACAGGATCCGTTTCTTGAAGGCGACGCGGGTCCCGTCGGGGGACAGGGAGGGACACTCCACGTTCTCGGCCAGGGTCGTCACCGTGCGCCGGGAGAGCGAACCCCGCACCAGGAAGGTCTTGTTGGCGGTGTTGAGGGTGGCGTAGAACGTGTCGTCGTCGGAGGCGAAGGTGACGCCCCAGAAGTTGATGTCCGAAGCGTGGTAGGGCTTGCCGTCCCGGACGACGGTGAAGGTCTCCAGGCTGGGAGTCAGCCGCATGGTGCGGGTGTCCAGGATCGAGGTGCGGGTGGAGAAGAAGGCCGAGGAATAGGACTCGCCGGAGACGAACACGGTCCAGGCGACGAGGCGGCCGCTGGGTGAGACCCGGGCTCGGCTGGGGGTGCCCGCGAGCGGGAAGGTGCGCCGGGTGCGGAGGTTCGCGTCCACGAGCAGGGCTCGGTTGCTCTGCTTGAGGACGCCGGTGGTGGACTGGAGGCAGACGCCCGTGCCGGCGGCCGCGTAGAAGCGCGCGCACTTCAGGTCCGAGGCGATGCGCCTGCCGTCGGGGGCGGCGGAGGGAACCGAGGCGACCGCTGTGCGGTGCGGACCGGCAGCCCCATTGACAAAGACCAGGCGGCTCTTCTGATCGAGCGTCAACGTGCCCGCGCCGACCGCGGGTCCGCCCGCCTGTGGCCGGTTGGCGCGGTCCG
It encodes:
- a CDS encoding TolB family protein, coding for MTSTRRRLLILVAAVLVLAGVGTGVVLHAAARADRANRPQAGGPAVGAGTLTLDQKSRLVFVNGAAGPHRTAVASVPSAAPDGRRIASDLKCARFYAAAGTGVCLQSTTGVLKQSNRALLVDANLRTRRTFPLAGTPSRARVSPSGRLVAWTVFVSGESYSSAFFSTRTSILDTRTMRLTPSLETFTVVRDGKPYHASDINFWGVTFASDDDTFYATLNTANKTFLVRGSLSRRTVTTLAENVECPSLSPDGTRVAFKKRILSRTDLWHEYVLDLRTLKETALAERHSVDDQATWLDNHTVAYALPTEGKVGRSDLWSVRADGTGTPRLLIAGASSPAPL